The proteins below come from a single Papaver somniferum cultivar HN1 chromosome 11, ASM357369v1, whole genome shotgun sequence genomic window:
- the LOC113323602 gene encoding beta-fructofuranosidase, insoluble isoenzyme 1-like: protein MEILEMLVPLLLVPLWFSLLVNGVQASNKVLSEIQATNKSNAWSLYRTGYHFQPQKNWMNDPNGPMYYNGTYHLFYQYNPEGAVWGNIVWGHSVSKDMINWLPLNPAIYPSAPFDINGCWSGSATILQGNKPVIFYTGIDTENRQVQNIAVPKNLSDPFLEEWTKPDYNPLIEPINGINAASFRDPTTAWLGKDGYWRLVVGNESGNKTGMALLYKSKDFVKWVKVQYPLHSAQTGMWECPDFFPVSLTGKEGLDTSASGDRIKHVLKVSLGEKTADHYTVGHYLLSKDQYIPDNTSVDDSTGLRYDYGNFYASKSFFDASKKRRILWGWVLESDTKEDDIAEGWAGIQSVPRTLWLDKNEKQLLQWPVEELKSLRREEVAMTNISLTKGILSEVKGITASQADVEVTFHLPSLEKAELFDPTWVDAEALCGKKDATVQGGVGPFGLLALASKNLMEYTTVVFRVFKAQDKYTVLMCSGGVRSSLKPGVTKRSYGAFVDADLSDGKLSLRSLIDNSVVESFASGGKTCITSRVYPTLALGKNAHLYAFNNGTEAVEIAELKAWSIGRPKMNVKAQTRRKLDRD from the exons ATGGAGATTCTAGAAATGCTTGTTCCGTTGCTACTGGTTCCATTATGGTTTAGCCTTTTAGTCAATGGGGTTCAGGCATCTAACAAAGTACTATCAGAAATTCAGGCTACTAACAAATCTAATGCTTGGAGTCTTTACAGAACAGGTTATCACTTTCAACCTCAGAAAAATTGGATGAATG ACCCAAATG GCCCAATGTACTATAATGGTACCTACCATCTGTTCTACCAGTACAACCCCGAAGGTGCTGTATGGGGAAACATTGTGTGGGGGCATTCTGTATCAAAGGACATGATCAATTGGCTCCCTCTTAATCCCGCAATCTATCCTTCAGCTCCATTCGATATCAATGGTTGTTGGTCGGGTTCTGCAACTATCCTCCAGGGAAATAAACCTGTGATATTCTACACAGGCATTGATACAGAGAATCGACAAGTGCAGAACATTGCAGTACCAAAGAACTTATCAGATCCTTTCCTAGAAGAATGGACGAAACCTGACTACAACCCCTTGATAGAGCCAATCAATGGGATTAATGCTGCCTCATTTCGAGACCCGACAACTGCTTGGTTGGGCAAAGATGGGTACTGGAGATTGGTAGTTGGAAATGAGAGCGGTAACAAAACAGGAATGGCATTACTGTATAAAAGTAAAGATTTCGTTAAATGGGTTAAGGTCCAATATCCACTACATTCTGCTCAAACTGGTATGTGGGAGTGTCCGGATTTCTTTCCTGTATCACTAACAGGAAAAGAAGGTTTAGACACATCTGCAAGTGGAGACCGAATCAAACATGTTTTAAAAGTGAGTCTTGGTGAGAAGACCGCTGATCACTATACGGTTGGTCACTATCTTTTGAGTAAGGATCAGTATATACCTGACAATACATCTGTTGATGATTCGACGGGATTAAGGTATGACTATGGAAACTTCTATGCATCTAAATCATTTTTTGATGCATCGAAAAAGAGGAGGATCCTGTGGGGATGGGTTCTCGAGTCCGATACCAAAGAAGACGATATTGCTGAAGGATGGGCTGGCATTCAG TCAGTTCCGAGAACTTTATGGCTTGATAAAAACGAAAAACAACTTCTACAATGGCCGGTTGAAGAACTCAAAAGTTTGAGAAGAGAAGAAGTTGCCATGACAAATATATCTCTCACCAAGGGAATTCTTTCCGAAGTTAAAGGAATAACAGCTTCACAG GCCGATGTTGAAGTTACATTCCATTTGCCTAGTTTGGAGAAGGCAGAGTTGTTTGACCCTACTTGGGTTGACGCTGAAGCACTCTGTGGTAAGAAGGATGCTACTGTTCAAGGTGGGGTTGGACCTTTCGGATTGTTAGCATTGGCTTCTAAAAATTTGATGGAATACACAACAGTCGTCTTTAGAGTTTTTAAAGCTCAAGACAAGTATACAGTACTTATGTGCTCTGGCGGTGTAAG gtcttctctaaaaccaggagTTACAAAACGGTCTTATGGAGCTTTTGTAGATGCAGATTTGAGTGATGGAAAGCTTTCTTTGAGGAGCTTG ATTGATAATTCAGTGGTCGAAAGTTTTGCTTCTGGAGGAAAAACATGTATAACGTCCAGGGTTTACCCAACTCTTGCACTGGGGAAAAATGCTCACTTGTATGCTTTCAACAACGGTACTGAAGCTGTTGAAATTGCAGAGTTGAAAGCATGGTCAATAGGAAGACCAAAAATGAATGTTAAAGCACAAACACGAAGAAAACTGGATCGTGATTAA
- the LOC113323014 gene encoding beta-fructofuranosidase, insoluble isoenzyme 1-like produces the protein MAKFICWFTLLFLCFNLSVEALHKIYPHFQSLVAVKAPVKLGHLRTGFHFQPPKNWINDPNGPMYYKGVYHLFYQYNPKGAVWGNIVWAHSVSTDLINWFSLEHAIAPSKPFDINGCWSGSATILPGNKPVILYTGIDPDERQVQNIAVPKNLSDPFLREWVKPDYNPIIKPSIGVNASAFRDPTTAWWSKDGHWRLVVGSKRDMRGTAVLYRSKDFIHWTKAKHLLHSSATTGMWECPDFYPVSLNGKQGLDTSSVGDGVKHVLKVSLDLTRFEYYTLGQYFTSKDRYVPDNTSVDDSTGLRYDYGNFYASKSFFDPSKNRRILWGWANESDRTPDDQIAKGWAGVQAIPRTVWLDRNEKQLLQWPIEEVNQRSGHGRVEMTKIPLHKGSLIEIEGITPAQADVEITFRIPSLEHAEPFDPKWVDAERLCGEKDASVSGGIGPFGLLTLASSDLQEYTAVFFRVFKSNDKHKVLMCSGGIRSSLTHDKMYKPSYGGFVDVDISNGKLSLRSLIDNSVVESFGAGGKTCILSRAYPTLAIGNNAHLYVFNNGTQAVKIGKLKAWSMNSPSMN, from the exons atGGCGAAGTTCATTTGTTGGTTTACTCTTCTTTTCTTATGTTTCAATCTCAGTGTTGAAGCATTACATAAAATATATCCACATTTTCAATCACTTGTGGCAGTGAAAGCACCGGTGAAACTAGGACATCTAAGAACTGGTTTTCACTTCCAACCTCCCAAAAACTGGATCAACG ATCCAAATG GCCCAATGTATTATAAAGGCGTTTATCATCTTTTCTACCAGTATAATCCCAAAGGTGCTGTGTGGGGGAATATTGTATGGGCACACTCAGTATCCACTGATTTGATAAACTGGTTTTCCCTTGAACATGCAATTGCCCCTTCCAAACCATTTGACATAAATGGGTGCTGGTCAGGTTCTGCAACTATACTTCCTGGCAACAAACCTGTTATACTTTACACTGGTATTGATCCAGACGAGAGACAAGTACAAAACATTGCAGTGCCGAAGAACTTGTCTGACCCATTCTTAAGAGAATGGGTGAAGCCTGATTACAACCCAATAATCAAACCAAGCATTGGTGTGAATGCGAGTGCGTTTCGAGATCCCACAACTGCATGGTGGAGTAAAGATGGGCACTGGAGATTAGTAGTTGGTAGCAAGAGAGATATGAGAGGAACCGCGGTGTTGTATAGAAGCAAGGATTTTATTCATTGGACTAAAGCCAAACATTTGTTACATTCTTCTGCTACTACTGGTATGTGGGAGTGCCCAGATTTTTATCCAGTGTCGCTGAATGGGAAACAAGGATTAGACACTTCATCGGTTGGTGATGGTGTTAAACATGTGCTGAAAGTGAGCCTTGATCTTACAAGGTTCGAATATTACactcttggtcaatattttactAGCAAAGATCGATATGTACCAGACAACACTTCAGTTGATGATAGTACAGGGTTAAGGTATGATTATGGAAATTTCTATGCATCCAAGTCGTTTTTCGATCCGTCAAAGAATAGAAGAATCTTGTGGGGATGGGCTAACGAATCCGATCGAACTCCAGATGATCAAATTGCTAAAGGCTGGGCTGGGGTTCAG GCAATTCCGAGGACAGTGTGGCTTGATAGAAATGAAAAACAACTCTTACAATGGCCTATTGAAGAGGTTAATCAACGAAGCGGTCACGGTCGAGTGGAGATGACCAAGATACCTCTTCATAAGGGAAGTCTCATTGAGATTGAAGGAATTACTCCTGCTCAG GCTGATGTTGAAATTACATTCCGTATACCAAGTTTGGAACATGCTGAACCATTTGATCCTAAATGGGTTGATGCTGAAAGACTTTGCGGCGAAAAAGATGCTAGTGTCTCGGGTGGCATCGGACCTTTTGGATTGCTAACACTGGCGTCAAGTGACTTACAAGAGTATACTGCGGTATTTTTTAGGGTCTTCAAATCAAATGACAAACATAAAGTGCTTATGTGCTCTGGTGGTATTAG GTCTTCTTTAACACATGATAAGATGTACAAGCCATCTTACGGAGGTTTCGTAGATGTTGATATTAGTAATGGAAAGCTTTCCTTGAGAAGCTTG ATCGATAATTCAGTCGTAGAGAGTTTTGGTGCTGGAGGAAAAACATGCATCTTATCAAGGGCTTATCCAACACTGGCTATTGGAAATAATGCTCATTTGTATGTTTTCAACAATGGAACTCAAGCGGTAAAGATTGGGAAGTTAAAAGCATGGTCAATGAATAGTCCCTCAATGAATTGA